A window of the Egibacter rhizosphaerae genome harbors these coding sequences:
- the coaE gene encoding dephospho-CoA kinase (Dephospho-CoA kinase (CoaE) performs the final step in coenzyme A biosynthesis.) — translation MYLVGLTGGIAAGKSTVAERLCEHGAELIDADQIAREVVLPGEPAYQRVVEHFGEEILDDAGFIDRERLGAIVFGSPGQRAALNELTHPPILRTIADRLEILAHYGGLVVVDIALLVEMNTPLPFDAVVVVAAREGTQQDRLVTHRGLEPDDAHDRIASQAPLEEKLEAATHVIWNEGSLEALRERTDEVAEQLKAGAAEKAARAGDIPDE, via the coding sequence ATGTACCTCGTGGGCTTGACGGGCGGAATCGCGGCCGGCAAGTCGACGGTCGCGGAACGACTGTGTGAGCACGGGGCCGAGCTCATCGACGCGGACCAGATCGCCCGGGAGGTCGTCCTCCCCGGCGAGCCGGCCTATCAGCGCGTCGTCGAGCACTTCGGCGAGGAGATCCTGGACGACGCGGGCTTCATCGACCGGGAACGGCTGGGTGCGATCGTGTTCGGCTCACCGGGGCAGCGCGCGGCCCTGAACGAGCTCACGCACCCCCCGATCCTGAGGACGATCGCTGACCGGCTCGAGATCCTCGCGCACTACGGCGGCTTGGTCGTCGTGGACATCGCCCTGCTCGTCGAGATGAACACGCCGCTGCCGTTCGACGCGGTCGTCGTGGTCGCCGCCCGGGAGGGGACACAGCAGGACCGCCTCGTCACGCACCGCGGCCTGGAGCCCGATGACGCGCATGACCGGATCGCGTCCCAGGCGCCCCTCGAGGAGAAGCTGGAGGCCGCGACCCACGTGATCTGGAACGAGGGCTCGTTGGAGGCGCTGCGTGAACGCACCGACGAGGTCGCGGAGCAGCTGAAGGCCGGCGCGGCGGAGAAGGCGGCACGTGCCGGGGACATCCCCGACGAGTAG
- the rpsA gene encoding 30S ribosomal protein S1, with the protein MDQTADDTTRDAAEDAQRTATATLETAPREERDRGAQIALEEFGSAEAFERALEETIKEFDDGDIVEGVVVKVDPEEVLLDIGYKSEGVIPSRELSIKHDVDPNEVVQLGDVIEALVLQKEDQDGRLILSKKRAQYERAWGKIEEIYHADSTVTGTVIEVVKGGLILDIGLRGFLPASLVEMRRVRDLHPYVGRELECKVIELDKNRNNVVLSRRKFLEETQSEFRREFLETLEKGEIRKGTVSSIVNFGSFVDLGGVDGLVHVSELSWKHIDHPGEVVEVGQEVEVEVLDVDLDRERVSLSLKATQEDPWRQFARQHYVGEFIEGNVTKIVPFGAFVKVEDGIEGLVHISELAEAHVEVPEQVVKVGDPITVKIIDIDDVRRRISLSLKQAVKAGYGEEPAIAVAEEPEAEAAEPEAEPGEEPAAPASSVGAALEAALQQRGEASGEVSLGDVLADLRGQAGESTAEEEVEQQPEPAEVEPAEVEPAEVEPAEVESAAEESATVESANVESAAEESVAEEPAEVESMAEESVAEPAEEPTEEADESASLEAPGAASSGEAETSGAEDDDDAGDDDAGDDDDAGEGTER; encoded by the coding sequence ATGGACCAGACCGCCGACGACACGACCCGTGACGCTGCCGAGGACGCGCAGCGCACGGCGACCGCCACGCTCGAGACCGCGCCTCGCGAGGAGCGGGATCGAGGCGCCCAGATCGCCCTCGAGGAGTTCGGCTCCGCCGAGGCGTTCGAGCGGGCCCTCGAGGAGACGATCAAGGAGTTCGACGACGGCGACATCGTCGAGGGCGTGGTCGTCAAGGTCGACCCCGAGGAGGTCCTCCTCGACATCGGGTACAAGTCCGAGGGTGTCATCCCCTCGCGCGAGCTCTCGATCAAGCACGACGTCGACCCGAACGAGGTCGTGCAACTCGGCGACGTGATCGAGGCGCTGGTCCTGCAGAAGGAGGACCAGGACGGCCGCCTCATCCTCTCCAAGAAGCGGGCTCAGTACGAGCGTGCCTGGGGCAAGATCGAGGAGATCTACCACGCGGACTCGACGGTCACCGGCACGGTCATCGAGGTCGTCAAGGGCGGCCTCATCCTCGACATCGGACTCCGGGGCTTCCTGCCGGCGAGCCTCGTCGAGATGCGGCGGGTACGCGACCTGCACCCCTACGTCGGGCGCGAGCTCGAGTGCAAGGTGATAGAGCTCGACAAGAACCGCAACAACGTGGTGCTCAGCCGCCGCAAGTTCCTGGAGGAGACCCAGAGCGAGTTCCGCCGCGAGTTCCTCGAGACGCTCGAGAAGGGCGAGATCCGCAAGGGCACCGTGTCGAGCATCGTGAACTTCGGCTCGTTCGTGGACCTCGGCGGCGTCGACGGACTGGTCCACGTCTCGGAGCTCAGCTGGAAGCACATCGACCACCCCGGCGAAGTCGTGGAGGTGGGCCAGGAGGTCGAGGTCGAGGTCCTCGACGTGGACCTCGACCGCGAACGCGTCTCGCTGTCGCTGAAGGCCACGCAGGAGGACCCGTGGCGCCAGTTCGCCCGCCAGCACTACGTGGGCGAGTTCATCGAGGGCAACGTCACCAAGATCGTGCCGTTCGGCGCGTTCGTGAAGGTGGAGGACGGCATCGAGGGCCTCGTCCACATCTCGGAGCTCGCCGAGGCGCACGTCGAGGTCCCCGAGCAGGTCGTGAAGGTCGGTGACCCGATCACGGTCAAGATCATCGACATCGACGACGTCCGCCGTCGGATCTCGCTCTCGCTCAAGCAGGCCGTGAAGGCCGGCTACGGCGAGGAACCGGCGATCGCCGTCGCCGAGGAGCCCGAGGCGGAGGCCGCGGAGCCCGAGGCCGAGCCCGGCGAGGAGCCGGCGGCTCCCGCGTCGAGCGTCGGCGCCGCGCTCGAGGCCGCGCTGCAGCAGCGCGGCGAGGCCAGTGGCGAGGTGAGCCTGGGCGACGTGCTCGCCGACCTGCGGGGACAGGCCGGCGAGTCAACCGCCGAGGAGGAGGTCGAGCAGCAGCCCGAGCCGGCGGAGGTTGAGCCGGCGGAGGTTGAGCCGGCGGAGGTTGAGCCGGCGGAGGTTGAGTCGGCGGCCGAGGAGTCGGCGACCGTCGAGTCGGCGAACGTCGAGTCGGCGGCCGAGGAGTCGGTGGCCGAGGAGCCGGCGGAGGTTGAGTCGATGGCCGAGGAGTCGGTGGCCGAGCCCGCGGAGGAGCCGACCGAGGAGGCCGACGAGTCCGCATCGCTGGAGGCGCCCGGCGCCGCCTCGTCCGGTGAGGCCGAGACCTCCGGAGCCGAGGACGACGACGACGCCGGCGACGACGACGCCGGCGACGACGACGACGCCGGCGAGGGCACCGAACGCTGA
- the polA gene encoding DNA polymerase I, whose protein sequence is MVEQQHAVPDEPDRGGEAGESDERPVLALLDGHSLAYRAFYALPEDLATTTGQVTNAVYGFTSMLVKLLAEHRPDRIAVAFDRGRPAQRLEILPDYKGQREASPDAFRSQVPLIGEVLEALAIPQVVIDGVEADDVIATYARMATMAGLEVLVVTGDRDVFQIVDEHVRVLYTTRGITETRLMDEEAIAERYGVEPARYPMLAALRGDPSDNIAGVPGVGDKTAAKLLGAHGDLDGIFSSLDQIGGPKLREALAAHEEEVRKGHRVALLDRDIDVPLPLDDLRMGEVDWDAVREVFQTLEFTALWERLTEALGVEGEAGASVLDVAPHHAGAGDVAAWLGALAPGAGIAVLPESDGRPPRVRLRRVALAAAEREPVVASVDDLAAADQQALAASLADPDRPLLTHSAKELTHAARAQGWDLVALRMDTELAAYVAQPGSRSYDLEALAGQYLNATLRREDGPADDGQLAMAVEDGDGKRAAEDLGRAAHAVVALAEVLDGVLAERDQHDLLDEVELPLVAVLGEMEHNGIAIDLDVLAGIGEQLADRIAGLREEVFGQAGREFNLDSPKQLQVVLFDELGLPKTKRIKTGYSTDAQALRTIAEEHPIVDALLEYREVSKLKSTYVDALPPLVDDRTGRIHPEYMQAVAVTGRLSSQHPNIQNIPIRTETGREIRQAFVAGEGNEAIVVADYSQIELRVMAHLSGDEGLLAAFNSAEDIHAQTAAMVWELPLDAVDNMLRSRIKGMTYGLAYGLSAYGLSQQLGIPPDEARELMGAYFARFPKVKGYLDGVVDQARRDGYTATLFGRRRYLPDLRSDNRQRREMAERMALNAPIQGTAADIIKMAMIAVHGEMQRRQLASRLLVQVHDELLCEAAPGEVGQLTDLLVEAMSGVAQLAVPLEVDTASGRSWYDAEKH, encoded by the coding sequence GTGGTCGAGCAGCAACACGCCGTCCCCGACGAGCCCGACCGGGGCGGAGAGGCCGGGGAGAGCGACGAACGCCCGGTCCTCGCGCTCCTCGATGGCCACAGCCTGGCCTACAGGGCCTTCTACGCGCTCCCGGAGGACCTCGCCACGACGACCGGGCAGGTCACCAATGCCGTCTACGGCTTCACCAGCATGCTGGTCAAGCTCCTCGCCGAGCACCGGCCCGACCGCATCGCGGTCGCCTTCGACCGGGGGCGGCCCGCCCAGCGACTCGAGATCCTGCCCGACTACAAGGGCCAGCGGGAGGCCAGTCCGGATGCCTTCCGGAGCCAGGTCCCGCTCATCGGTGAGGTGCTCGAGGCGCTCGCCATCCCGCAGGTGGTGATCGACGGGGTCGAAGCCGACGACGTGATCGCCACGTACGCGCGGATGGCCACGATGGCGGGGCTGGAGGTCCTGGTGGTGACCGGCGACCGGGACGTCTTCCAGATCGTCGACGAGCACGTGCGGGTCCTCTACACGACCCGGGGCATCACCGAGACGCGCCTCATGGACGAGGAGGCCATCGCCGAGCGCTACGGGGTCGAACCGGCCCGCTATCCCATGCTGGCGGCGTTGCGGGGCGACCCGAGCGACAACATCGCGGGCGTGCCCGGGGTGGGGGACAAGACGGCAGCGAAGCTGCTCGGCGCCCACGGCGACCTGGACGGCATCTTCTCGAGCCTGGACCAGATCGGGGGACCGAAGCTGCGGGAGGCGCTCGCCGCGCACGAGGAGGAGGTGCGCAAGGGCCACCGGGTCGCGCTGTTGGATCGTGACATCGACGTACCGCTGCCACTCGACGACCTGCGCATGGGCGAGGTCGACTGGGACGCGGTTCGGGAGGTCTTCCAGACGCTGGAGTTCACCGCCCTGTGGGAGCGGCTGACCGAGGCCCTGGGTGTCGAGGGGGAGGCCGGCGCCTCGGTCCTCGACGTGGCTCCGCACCACGCCGGCGCGGGCGACGTCGCCGCGTGGCTCGGGGCCCTCGCGCCCGGCGCCGGAATCGCCGTCCTGCCCGAGAGCGATGGGCGCCCCCCACGGGTCCGCCTGCGCCGCGTCGCGCTGGCTGCCGCGGAGCGCGAGCCCGTCGTCGCCTCGGTCGACGATCTGGCCGCGGCCGATCAGCAGGCTCTCGCCGCGTCCCTCGCCGACCCGGACCGACCGCTGCTCACCCACAGCGCGAAGGAGCTCACGCACGCCGCACGCGCGCAAGGATGGGATCTCGTCGCGCTGCGCATGGACACCGAGCTCGCCGCCTACGTCGCGCAACCCGGCAGCCGCTCGTACGACCTGGAGGCACTGGCTGGTCAGTACCTGAACGCGACCCTGCGACGCGAGGACGGGCCGGCGGACGACGGGCAGTTGGCGATGGCGGTCGAGGACGGCGACGGGAAGCGCGCCGCGGAGGATCTCGGCCGTGCCGCCCATGCCGTGGTGGCGCTCGCGGAGGTGCTCGACGGCGTGTTGGCCGAGCGGGACCAGCACGATCTGCTCGACGAGGTGGAACTCCCGCTCGTGGCCGTGCTCGGCGAGATGGAGCACAACGGGATCGCCATCGATCTCGACGTCCTGGCGGGCATCGGCGAGCAGCTCGCGGACCGCATCGCGGGGCTGCGGGAGGAGGTGTTCGGGCAGGCCGGTCGGGAGTTCAACCTCGACAGCCCGAAGCAGCTCCAGGTCGTCCTCTTCGACGAGCTCGGGTTGCCCAAGACGAAGCGCATCAAGACGGGCTACTCGACCGACGCGCAGGCGCTGCGCACGATCGCGGAGGAGCACCCGATCGTGGACGCACTGCTCGAGTACCGGGAGGTGTCCAAGCTCAAGTCCACCTACGTGGACGCCCTGCCACCGCTCGTCGACGACCGGACCGGCCGCATCCACCCGGAGTACATGCAGGCGGTCGCGGTGACCGGGCGGCTGTCCAGCCAGCACCCGAACATCCAGAACATCCCGATCCGTACCGAGACCGGCCGGGAGATCCGCCAGGCGTTCGTCGCCGGGGAGGGCAACGAGGCGATCGTCGTCGCCGACTACTCGCAGATCGAGCTGCGTGTCATGGCCCACCTCTCCGGTGACGAGGGTCTGCTCGCCGCGTTCAACTCCGCGGAGGACATCCACGCCCAGACGGCCGCCATGGTCTGGGAGCTGCCACTGGACGCGGTCGACAACATGCTCCGCAGCCGGATCAAAGGGATGACCTACGGGCTCGCGTACGGGCTCAGCGCGTACGGCCTCTCCCAGCAGCTCGGGATCCCACCCGACGAGGCGCGGGAGCTCATGGGCGCGTACTTCGCCCGGTTCCCGAAGGTGAAGGGTTACCTGGACGGGGTCGTCGACCAGGCCCGCCGCGACGGCTACACCGCCACCTTGTTCGGGCGGCGGCGCTACCTCCCCGACCTGCGCAGCGACAACCGCCAGCGCCGCGAGATGGCGGAGCGCATGGCGCTCAACGCACCGATCCAGGGGACGGCCGCGGACATCATCAAGATGGCGATGATCGCCGTCCACGGTGAGATGCAGCGCCGGCAGCTCGCGAGCCGCCTCCTCGTTCAGGTGCACGACGAGCTGCTCTGCGAAGCCGCTCCCGGCGAGGTCGGCCAGCTGACCGACCTGCTCGTCGAGGCGATGAGCGGCGTCGCACAGCTCGCGGTCCCCCTCGAAGTCGATACCGCGTCCGGCCGCAGCTGGTACGACGCCGAGAAGCACTGA